The Campylobacter armoricus sequence TGCTAAAAGCTTTTGCTAATAATAAAGAATTATCTAATTCACTTATAAAAAATTTAGGGTTTGATTCTAAAATTTTACTAGCCAATTCTTTAGCTTCTTTTGTATTTTTGGTTTCTAAATAATTTTTTGATAAAAACAAAGCAGCCCTACTAGCCAAATCTGGATTTAGCGTAGAATAATACACATCTTGATAAATATTATTAGCTGTGGTTTTTTTACCTAAATTATATAAATAATCTGCATAATCGAGCAAAGCCATTGTGGTAAATTTATCATTTTTATGCTCAGTAGTTAAAGTATTTATAACATATTCCACATTAGATCTTTGAGATAAACCCATATAAATTCTCATCATAATATACATCACTTCTGTATAATCTTTATCGTTAATATAAGTTCTTACCCATCTTTTAGCATCATCTAGCATTTGCTCTAAAATTTGCTGATCTTTATCTAATTCATAAGTGTATAATTTATTTTGTGCCCTTAGCTTATAAAGCTCAAATTCATTCATAAAGACACTACCTTGAAAACGCTTTATAGCATTATTTGAATCTCTTAAAACTTGATCGTATTTTTTTGCTTCATATTCTTGTTTAATATTAAAATAAGTATTAAAATCCGCACTTTTTGAAGTCTCCATAGGATTAGAATTTAAATCTAAAGCTCCAATATATGGCATCAGTGCATCTTCAAAATAAATATTAAAATCAAGACCATCGCTTGGTTTATAATATCTCAAATCTTCTGTAAAAATAAAAACAAAGTGCTTAGATGTATCACCATTTTGTGCTTGAATATCTTTAGCATTAAAGATATTCTGAGAGTAATTAAACATTTTTGCTAAAATTTTAGGATATATTTTGATTGTTAAAAAGGTTTGCTGTTTTTCAAAATAAAGAGAAAATGTATCGAATTCTTTATTTTGAAATTGCATATTACTCACACCTAAAATATTACACTCAAAATGAGTTTTTTCAAATTCAAAAACACTCTTACAAGTAAAGTCTTTATCATCTTTTAAGTGCAAAAGAGTAAATGGGCGTTTATTTTCTTCTCCCTTATTAACAACAATCTCAAAGGACAATGCGTATATTACACTTAAAAAAAATAAAACAATTATTCTTATCATAAGCGTGATTATAGCAATATTATTTTACAAAAGCAAAAATATGCAAAGAAAGACTTCCTATAAAACATATACTTAAAATAATTTTTTGCCTTATATTTAAATTAACACTTTCTATTGCCTGTTCTTGTTTAAAAAATATATAAATTAAAATTTTTAAATAAGCATAAAGCATAATCATAGAACTTAAAGCTACAGCAAATACAAGCACATAATAACCTGAATTTAAAATAGAAGCTAAGATCAAAATTTTACCCCAAAAAATTCCAAAAGGTGGAATACCTGCGATACATAAAATAAATATGGCAAGCATTATAGATAATACAGGTCTTTGATCGAATAGACCTGAAAAACTTTCAAATGAGCTTTTTTTAAATAAACTTAATATCAAGAAAACTCCATAATTTGCAAAAGCAAATGAAATCCAATATACAAACAAAGCAAAAACTGATAACAAATAAGAAGTACCATCACCTTGAGAACTTACACTCATACTAGAAACAATAGCTGCCAATATAAAAGAAGAATGAGTGATAGAGCTGTATGCGAGCATTTTTTTTACATCTTTTTGAATGAGCGCTACTATACTTACAGCTAACATAGAAAAAATTGCTAATAGCGCTACAATATATTCAAATTTTACCCCGCCACCTAAAGCAGAAAAAATTCTTAACACTACTATAATCATAGCAATTTTTGGCACTATAGAAATAAATGCTATAAAATTCGTATGCACCCCACAATATACATCTTTTAACCAAAAATGAAAAGGTGCGATAGAAAGTTTTACTCCAACAATAACCAAAAACATTACTCCAGCACAAAGCAAAATAGGGTCTGAAATATACTCTGAATGCAATAAAATATCCAAATCCAAAGATTTGATTTTTAAATACACAAAAGCACATGCAAAAACAAAAAATCCAGCGCCAACAGCTGCCAAAGCAAAATACTTTATACTAGAACTAATAGCATTGTGAGTTCCTCTTAAAGCAATAAGCGTATAAAGAGCCAAAGAAGAACCTTCTAAAGCCAAGAAAATCACGATTAGATTAGTGCTTGATACCATTAATATTAAAGAAGCTACCATAAACAAAAACAAAGAGAAAAATTCTGCCTTTTGTTCATCTTTATCCATTAACAAATAAAGCATAGAAAAAACTAAAATAACTATTTGAGTAAAAATAGCATAATTATCACTTACAAATAAACCAAAAAAAGCATGAGAGTCATTTAAAACAAAGCCATTGTAAAGCAATAAAAAACACAAGGCACTAAGCAAAGCTATAACACTTGCTCCTATATAAAAATTTCTAGAGAGTTTTTTAAACGCTCCTAATAAAAGCAATACAATAGCCCAAAAAAGCAATGACAACACAGGAAATAATAATACAAAATTTAATTTTTCTAGACTAAAACCACTCATTAAAAACCTCTTATATTGTCTATGATTTTTTGATTTTCTATTGCAATATTTCTTGTTTGCATAACATCAAGAATACTATTTACATTAGAAGCAATTTGATCAAGCATAACACTTGGGGCTATTCCTAAATAAAGCACTAAAGCACATAAAATACCTAAAACAAAAATTTCACTCTTTTTTAATACTAACTTTTCTATATTTTTTTCACAAGTAGCAAAGAACATATTTCTATAAATATTTAGCATATAAATAGCTCCTAAAACAATCACACCGCCTGCAAACAATGCATACCACAAATTTACACTTGCTACGCCTTGTAAAATTAAAAATTCCCCAACAAAAGAAATAGTTAGTGGTAATGAGATAGAAGAAAATAATAATACTGCAAAGAAAAAGCTAAATAAAGGAGTTTTTTTAGCTAAATTTTTATAAAAATCTAAATCGAAAGTATAATATCTTGTATAAAGCATATAAGCAGCTAAAAATAAACCACCCGTTACTATACCATGTGCAAACATATAAAAAATAGAACCACTAACTCCATTATATGTAAAAGTAACTATTCCTAAAATAATCACACCCAAATGTGAAATAGAACTATAAGCAATCAACTCTTTTAAATCTTTAGTTTTAAAAGCAATCAAAGCTGCATATAAAATCCCAACTATGCACAAAATAGCAAGTAAGGAATGATAATGACTTAAAGTATCAGGTGTTAAAGGCAAAATAAATCTTAAAAATCCAAAAGGCGCCATTTTAAAACTTACAAGCATTATAGATACCAAAGTTGGACTTTTTGCATATACTTTAGGCGCCCAAGTATGAAATGGAAATAAAGGACTTTTGATTGCAAAAGCAACAAAAAAGCCTATGAATATTAGATTTTGTATATTTTCAGATATTGTAAAATCATTTTTATACCAAGCAAGTAAATCAAAACTCCAATATCCAAAACTCTGATAATATAAAAATCCGGTATAAACAATAGATAAAAGCATTAGCATAGAACCACAAAATGCGTAAATAAAAAATTTAATCCCTGCTTTATAATTATCTGAATATCTTCCTATTAAATAAATAAGTGGTATAAGAGAAAATTCCCAAAATACATAAAACAACAATGCATCTAATGAAGCAAAAAGTCCTATAATGCAAAATTGTAATAAAAATATACTCATCACTACACTTTTATCTTGTATATCTAAACATACAAAAGATAAAAAAATCATTATAGAACAAAGCAATATCAAATAAAGCGCTATGGCATCTACACCTATATGAAAATTAACTATCAAAGAATTCAAACTAAACTCATAAGCCACACCGCCTTGATAGTTTACTAATAAAAAAATATTTAAAACTAAAATTAAAAAACTAACCAAAATTGCAAAAGATTTACTATCTTCTTTTTGCAAAAATAAAGCTATAAAAAAAGCAAAAAAGGGAAATAACATCAACAAACCGAGCATTCTACACCACCAAAGTTAAAAGAAATAAACAAACAAAAGCAAGGATAGAAATTCTTAAAGCTAAGGAAAAATCTTTATCTACGCTGAGTGTCCTTGCTAGTATTTTTAAAAAAAATGCTATACTATTTACTAAAGTATCCAAAACTTCTTTATCTGTTTTTCTTAAAAAATCACAAAACAAAGTATATTTATCAACTAAAAAATGATGATAAAATTTAGGTATATAGTATTCATTAAACAAGAGTTTATATAAATTTGTTTTCGCAAGCGAAGGTTTAAACCAATTTTTCCTATAAGCAATAATTGCCAAAAATACACCCAATATAGCAACAATGCTTGAAATCACCATTACTAAAATAGTTTGAGCATTAATAAAAGCTAATTGTGTGCTTACAAATTCCATAAAATCATGTTCAAAAAAACCCATAAAAATCGCAAATAATGCCAAAGGACTCATAGCAAATAAAGCAATTTTACTTGCTTCATGAGGATGTAATTCATGTCTTTTTGGAGTAAAGAAAACAAGCATTAAAAGTCTAAAACTATAAAAAGCTGTCATAAAAGCTGTTATTAAAAGTATTAAAAATATTCCATGGTGATGACTTATAAAAGAAAAACCTAAAATCAAATCTTTAGAGAAAAATCCAGCAAAAGGATAAATTCCTGATAAAGCCAAAGAACCAATAAGCATTAAAATAGCACTAGTTTTCATACTTTTATAAA is a genomic window containing:
- a CDS encoding NADH-quinone oxidoreductase subunit N, whose product is MSGFSLEKLNFVLLFPVLSLLFWAIVLLLLGAFKKLSRNFYIGASVIALLSALCFLLLYNGFVLNDSHAFFGLFVSDNYAIFTQIVILVFSMLYLLMDKDEQKAEFFSLFLFMVASLILMVSSTNLIVIFLALEGSSLALYTLIALRGTHNAISSSIKYFALAAVGAGFFVFACAFVYLKIKSLDLDILLHSEYISDPILLCAGVMFLVIVGVKLSIAPFHFWLKDVYCGVHTNFIAFISIVPKIAMIIVVLRIFSALGGGVKFEYIVALLAIFSMLAVSIVALIQKDVKKMLAYSSITHSSFILAAIVSSMSVSSQGDGTSYLLSVFALFVYWISFAFANYGVFLILSLFKKSSFESFSGLFDQRPVLSIMLAIFILCIAGIPPFGIFWGKILILASILNSGYYVLVFAVALSSMIMLYAYLKILIYIFFKQEQAIESVNLNIRQKIILSICFIGSLSLHIFAFVK
- a CDS encoding complex I subunit 4 family protein, which translates into the protein MLGLLMLFPFFAFFIALFLQKEDSKSFAILVSFLILVLNIFLLVNYQGGVAYEFSLNSLIVNFHIGVDAIALYLILLCSIMIFLSFVCLDIQDKSVVMSIFLLQFCIIGLFASLDALLFYVFWEFSLIPLIYLIGRYSDNYKAGIKFFIYAFCGSMLMLLSIVYTGFLYYQSFGYWSFDLLAWYKNDFTISENIQNLIFIGFFVAFAIKSPLFPFHTWAPKVYAKSPTLVSIMLVSFKMAPFGFLRFILPLTPDTLSHYHSLLAILCIVGILYAALIAFKTKDLKELIAYSSISHLGVIILGIVTFTYNGVSGSIFYMFAHGIVTGGLFLAAYMLYTRYYTFDLDFYKNLAKKTPLFSFFFAVLLFSSISLPLTISFVGEFLILQGVASVNLWYALFAGGVIVLGAIYMLNIYRNMFFATCEKNIEKLVLKKSEIFVLGILCALVLYLGIAPSVMLDQIASNVNSILDVMQTRNIAIENQKIIDNIRGF